From the Macaca nemestrina isolate mMacNem1 chromosome 7, mMacNem.hap1, whole genome shotgun sequence genome, one window contains:
- the LOC105499198 gene encoding telomerase protein component 1 isoform X2 → MPSYSLSLGEEEEEVEDLALKLTSGDSESHPEPTDQVLQEKKMALLSLLCSTLVSEVNMKDASDPTLAAIFENCRELAPLEPEFILKASLYARQQLNVRNVANKILAIAAFLPACRPHLRRYFCAIVQLPSDWIQVAELYQSLAEGDENKLVPLPACLRAAMTDKFAQFDEYQLAKYNPRKHRAKRHPRRPPRSPRMEPPFSRRPFPRYIVFLRDEQKKFEKAYDTVSEKKNPPRFTLKKLVQRLHIHEPAQHVQALLGYRYPSNLQLFSRSRLPGPWDSSRAGKRMKLSRPETWERELSLRGNKASVWEELIENGKLPFMAMLRNLCNLLRVGISARHHELILQRLQHAKSVIHSRQFPFRFLNAHDSIDALEAQLRNQALPFPSNTTLMRRILTRNDKNRPRRRFLCHLSCQQLRTVMRIPVMYEKLKREKLRVHKARQWKYDGEMLKRYRQALETAVNLSVKHSLPLLPGRTILVYLTDANADRLCPKSNPQGPPLNYALLLIGMMITRAEQVDVMLCGGDTLKTAVLKAEEGILKTAIRLQAQVQEFDESGEWSLNTFGKYLLSLAGQRVPVDRVILFGQSMDEGMINVAKQLYWQHVNSKCLFVGVLLRRVQYLSPDLNPNDVTLSGCTDGILKFIAEHGASHLLEHVGQMDKIFKIPPPPGKTGVQSLRPLEEDTPSPLAPISQQGWRSIRLFISSTFRDMHGERDLLLRSVLPALQARAAPHRISLHGIDLRWGVTEEETRRNRQLEVCLGEVENAQLFVGILGSRYGYIPPSYNLPDHPHFHWAQQYPSGRSVTEMEVMQFLNRSQRLQPSAQALIYFRDSSFLSSVPDAWKSDFVSESEEAACRISELKSCLSRQKGITCRRYPCEWGGVAAGRPHVGGLEEFGQLVLQDVWNTIQKLYLQPGALLEQPVSIPDDDLVQATFQQLQKPPSTARPRLLQDTVQQLVLHHGRLSLVTGQSGQGKTAFLASLVSALQAPDGAKVAPLVFFHFSGARPDQGLALTLLRRLCTYLRGQLKEPGALPNTYRSLVWELQQRLLPKSAESLHPGQTLVLIIDGADRLVDQNGQLISDWIPKKLPRCVHLVLSVSRDAGLGETLEQSQGAHVVALGPLEASARARLVREELALYGKRLEESPFNNQMRLLLVKRESGRPLYLRLVTDHLRLFTLYEQVSERLRTLPATVPLLLQHILSTLEQEHGPDVLPQALTALEVTRSGLTVDQLHGVLNVWRTLPKGTKSWEEAVAAGNSGDPYPMGPFAYLVQSLRSLLGEGPLERPGARLCLPDGPLRTAAKRRYGKRPGQEDTAHILIAAQLWKTCDADASGTFRSCPPEALVDLPYHLLQSGNRGLLSKFLTNIHVVAAHLELGLVSRLLETHALYASSVPKEEQKLPEADVTVFRTFLRQQASILSQHPQLLPQQAANQPLDSPLCQQAPLLSQRWHLQHTLRWLNKPQTMKNQQSSSLSLAVSSSPTAVAFSTNGQRAAVGTANGTVYLLDLRTWQEEKSLVSGCDGISACLFLSDDTLFLTAFDGLLELWDLQHGCRVLQTKAHQYQITGCCLSPDRRLLATVCLGGCLKLWDTVRGQLAFQHTYPKPLNCVAFHPEGQVIATGSWAGSISFFQVDGLKVTKDLGAPGASVRTLAFNVPGGVVAVGRLDSMVELWAWREGARLAAFPAHHGFVAAALFLHAGCQLLTAGEDGKVQVWSGSLGRPRGDLGSLPLSPALSVALSPDGDRVAVGYRADGIRIYKMSSGSQGAQGQALDVAVSALAWLSPKVLVSGAEDGSLQGWALKECSLQSLWLLSRFQKPVLGLATSQELLASASEDFTVRLWPRQLLTLPHKAEDFPGGTELRGHEGPVSCCSFSTDGGSLATGGRDRSLLCWDVRTPKAPILIHSFPACHRDWVTGCAWTKDNLLISCSSDGSVGLWDPELGQRLGQFLGHQSAVSAVAAVEEHVVSVGRDGTLKVWDHQGVELTSIPAHSGPVNHCAAAMEPRAAGQPGSELLVVTIGLDGATRLWHPLLVSQTHTFLGHSGPVCAAAVSETSGLLLTASEDGSVRLWQVPKEADDTCIPRSSAAITAMAWAPDGSMAVSGNQAGELILWQEAKAVATAQAPGHIGALIWSSARTFFVLSADEKISEWQVKLRKGSAPGNFSLHLNRILQEDLGVLTSLGWAPDGHFLILAKADLKLLCMKPGDAPSEIWSSYTENPMILSTHKEYGVFVLQPKDPGVLSFLRQKESGEFEERLNFDINLENPSRTLISITQAKPESESSFLCASSDGMLWNLAKCSPEGEWTTGNIWQKKANIPETQTPGADPSTCRESDASMDSEPTSQLKTRQRRKIHSGSVTALHVLPELLVTASKDRDVKLWERPSMQLLGLFRCEGSVSCLEPWLGANSTLQLAVGDVQGNVYFLNWE, encoded by the exons ATGCCTTCTTACAGTCTGagcttgggagaggaggaggaggaggtggaggatcTGGCCTTGAAGCTCACCTCTGGAGACTCTGAATCTCATCCAGAGCCTACTGACCAGGTCCTTCAGGAAAAGAAG ATGGCTCTATTGAGCTTGCTGTGCTCTACTCTGGTCTCAGAAGTAAACATGAAAGATGCATCTGACCCCACCCTGGCTGCCATTTTTGAAAACTGTCGTGAACTTGCGCCCCTGGAGCCTGAGTTTATCCTCAAG GCATCTTTGTATGCCAGGCAGCAGCTGAACGTCCGGAATGTGGCCAATAAAATCTTGGCCATTGCTGCCTTCTTACCGGCGTGCCGCCCCCACCTGCGACGATATTTCTGTGCCATTGTCCAGCTGCCTTCTGACTGGATCCAGGTGGCTGAGCTTTACCAG AGCCTGGCTGAGGGAGATGAGAATAAGCTGGTGCCCCTGCCcgcctgtctccgtgctgctaTGACGGACAAATTTGCCCAGTTTGACGAGTACCAGCTGGCTAAGTATAACCCTCGGAAGCACCGGGCCAAGAGACACCCCCGCAGGCCACCCCGCTCTCCA AGGATGGAGCCTCCATTTTCTCGCAGACCTTTTCCAAGGTACATAGTGTTTCTTAGAGATGAGCAGAAAAAG TTTGAGAAGGCCTATGATACAGTGTCAGAGAAAAAGAATCCTCCAAGGTTCACCCTGAAGAAGCTGGTTCAGCGACTGCACATCCACGAGCCTGCGCAGCACGTTCAAGCCCTGCTGGGTTACAG ATACCCCTCCAACCTACAGCTCTTTTCTCGAAGTCGCCTTCCCGGGCCTTGGGATTCTAGCAGAGCTGGGAAGAGGATGAAGCTGTCTAGGCCAGAGACCTGGGAGCGGGAGCTGAGCCTACGGGGGAACAAAGCGTCGGTCTGGGAGGAACTCATTG aaaatGGGAAGCTTCCCTTCATGGCCATGCTTCGGAACCTGTGCAACCTGCTGCGGGTTGGAATCAGTGCCCGCCACCATGAGCTCATTCTGCAGAGACTCCAGCATGCG AAGTCGGTGATCCACAGTCGGCAGTTTCCATTCAGATTTCTTAATGCCCATGATTCCATTGATGCCCTTGAGGCTCAACTCAGAAACCAAG CATTGCCCTTTCCTTCTAATACAACACTGATGAGGCGGATACTGACTAGAAATGACAAGAACCGTCCCAGGCGGAGGTTTCTTTGCCACCTAAGCTGTCAGCAGCTTCGGACAGTAATGAGGATACCTGTGATGTATGAGAAGCTTAAGAGGGAGAAGCTGAGAGTACACAAGGCCAG ACAGTGGAAATATGATGGTGAGATGCTGAAAAGGTACCGACAGGCCCTGGAGACGGCTGTGAACCTCTCTGTGAAGCACAGCCTGCCCCTGCTGCCAGGCCGCACCATCTTGGTCTATCTGACAGACGCTAATGCAGACAGGCTCTGTCCAAAGAGCAACCCACAAGGG CCTCCACTGAACTATGCGCTGCTGTTGATTGGGATGATGATCACGAGGGCCGAGCAGGTGGATGTCATGCTGTGTGGAGGTGACACTCTGAAGACTGCAGTGCTTAAGGCAGAAGAAGGCATCCTGAAGACTGCCATCAGGCTCCAGGCTCAAGTCCAG GAGTTTGATGAAAGTGGTGAATGGTCCCTGAATACTTTTGGGAAATACCTGCTGTCTCTGGCTGGCCAAAGGGTTCCT GTGGACAGGGTCATCCTCTTTGGCCAAAGCATGGATGAAGGAATGATAAATGTGGCCAAACAGCTTTACTGGCAGCATGTGAATTCCAAGTGCCTCTTTGTTGGTGTCCTCCTGAGAAGGGTACAATACCT GTCACCAGATTTGAATCCCAATGATGTGACACTCTCAGGCTGCACTGATGGGATACTGAA GTTCATCGCAGAGCATGGGGCCTCCCATCTTTTGGAACATGTGGGCCAAATGGACAAAATATTCAAGATTCCACCACCCCCAGGAAAGACAGGGGTCCAGTCTCTCCGGCCACTGGAAGAGGACACTCCAAGCCCCTTGGCTCCTATTTCCCAGCAAGG ATGGCGCAGCATCCGGCTTTTTATTTCATCCACTTTCCGAGACATGCATGGGGAGCGGGACCTGCTGCTGAGGTCTGTGCTGCCAGCACTGCAGGCCCGAGCGGCCCCTCACCGTATCAGCCTTCACGGAATCGACCTCCGCTGGGGCGTCACTGAGGAGGAGACCCGTAGGAACAG ACAATTGGAAGTGTGCCTTGGGGAGGTGGAGAACGCACAGCTGTTTGTGGGGATTCTGGGCTCCCGTTATGGATACATTCCCCCCAGCTACAACCTTCCTGACCATCCACACTTCCACTGG GCCCAGCAGTACCCTTCAGGGCGCTCTGTGACAGAGATGGAGGTGATGCAGTTCCTGAACCGGAGCCAACGTCTGCAGCCCTCTGCCCAAGCTCTCATCTACTTCCGGGATTCCAGCTTCCTCAG CTCTGTGCCAGATGCCTGGAAATCTGACTTTGTTTCTGAGTCTGAAGAGGCCGCATGTCGGATCTCAGAACTGAAGAGCTGCTTAAGCAGACAGAAAGGGATTACCTGCCGCAG GTACCCCTGTGAGTGGGGGGGTGTGGCAGCTGGCAGGCCCCATGTTGGCGGGCTGGAGGAGTTCGGTCAGTTGGTTCTGCAGGATGTGTGGAATACGATCCAGAAGCTCTACCTGCAG CCTGGGGCCCTGCTGGAGCAGCCAGTGTCCATCCCAGACGATGACTTGGTCCAGGCCACCTTCCAGCAGCTGCAGAAGCCACCGAGTACTGCCCGGCCACGCCTTCTTCAGGACACAGTGCAGCAGCTGGTGCTGCACcatgggaggctgagcctggtgACAGGGCAGTCAGGACAGGGCAAGACAGCCTTCCTG GCATCTCTTGTGTCAGCCCTGCAGGCTCCTGATGGGGCCAAGGTGGCACCATTAGTCTTCTTCCACTTTTCCGGGGCTCGTCCTGACCAGGGTCTTGCCCTCACTCTGCTCAGACGCCTCTGTACCTATCTGCGTGGCCAACTAAAAGAGCCAGGTGCCCTCCCCAACACCTACCG AAGCCTGGTGTGGGAGCTGCAGCAGAGACTGCTGCCCAAGTCTGCTGAGTCCCTGCATCCTGGCCAGACGCTGGTCCTGATCATCGATGGGGCTGATAGGTTGGTGGACCAGAATGGGCAGCTGATTTCAGACTGGATCCCGAAGAAGCTTCCCCGG TGTGTACACCTGGTGCTGAGTGTGTCTAGGGATGCAGGCCTAGGGGAGACCCTTGAGCAGAGCCAGGGTGCCCACGTGGTGGCCTTGGGGCCTCTGGAGGCCTCTGCTCGGGCCCGGCTGGTGAGAGAGGAGCTGGCCCTGTATGGGAAGCGGCTGGAGGAGTCACCGTTTAACAACCAG ATGCGACTGCTGCTGGTGAAGCGAGAATCAGGCCGGCCGCTCTACCTGCGCTTGGTCACCGATCATCTGAGGCTCTTCACGCTGTATGAGCAG GTGTCTGAGAGACTCCGGACTCTGCCTGCCACTGTCCCCCTGCTGCTGCAGCACATCCTGAGCACACTGGAACAGGAACACGGGCCTGATGTCCTTCCCCAGGCGTTGACCGCCCTAGAGGTCACACGGAGTG GTTTGACTGTGGACCAGCTGCATGGAGTGCTGAATGTGTGGCGGACACTACCCAAGGGGACTAAGAGCTGGGAAGAAGCAGTGGCTGCTGGTAACAGTGGAGACCCCTACCCCATGGGCCCGTTTGCCTACCTCGTCCAGAGTCTGCGCAG TTTGCTAGGGGAGGGCCCTCTGGAGCGCCCTGGTGCCCGGCTATGCCTCCCTGATGGGCCCCTGAGAACAGCAGCCAAACGTCGCTATGGGAAGAGGCCAGGGCAAGAGGACACGGCACACATCCTCATTGCAG CTCAGCTCTGGAAGACATGTGACGCTGATGCCTCAGGCACCTTCCGAAGTTGCCCTCCTGAGGCTCTGGTAGACCTGCCTTACCACCTG CTCCAGAGCGGGAACCGTGGACTTCTTTCGAAGTTTCTTACCAACATCCATGTGGTGGCTGCACACTTGGAACTGGGTCTGGTCTCTCGGCTCTTGGAGACCCATGCCCTCTATG CTTCTTCAGTCCCCAAAGAGGAACAAAAGCTCCCCGAGGCTGATGTTACGGTGTTTCGCACCTTCCTGAGGCAGCAGGCTTCAATCCTCAGCCAGCACCCCCAGCTCCTGCCCCAGCAAGCAGCCAACCAGCCCCTGGACTCACCTCTTTGCCAGCAAGCCCCGCTGCTCTCCCAGAGATGGCACCTCCAACACACACTACGATGGCTTAATAAACCCCAGACCATGAAAAATCAGCAAAG CTCCAGCCTGTCTCTGGCAGTTTCCTCATCCCCTACTGCCGTGGCTTTCTCCACCAATGGGCAAAGAGCAGCTGTTGGCACTGCCAATGGGACAGTTTACCTGTTGGACCTGAGAACTTGGCAG GAGGAGAAGTCTCTGGTGAGTGGCTGTGATGGAATCTCTGCTTGTTTGTTCCTCTCTGATGATACACTCTTTCTTACTGCCTTCGACGGACTCCTGGAGCTCTGGGACCTGCAGCATGGTTGTCG GGTGCTGCAGACCAAGGCCCACCAGTACCAAATCACTGGCTGCTGCCTGAGCCCAGACCGCCGGCTGCTAGCCACCGTGTGCTTGGGAGGATGCCTAAAG cTGTGGGACACAGTCCGTGGGCAACTGGCCTTCCAGCACACCTACCCCAAGCCCCTGAACTGTGTTGCCTTTCACCCAGAGGGGCAGGTAATAGCCACAGGCAGCTGGGCTGGCAGCATCAGCTTCTTCCAGGTGGATGGGCTCAAAGTCACCAAG GACCTGGGGGCACCTGGAGCCTCTGTCCGTACCTTGGCCTTCAATGTGCCTGGTGGGGTTGTGGCTGTGGGCCGGCTGGACAGTATGGTGGAGCTGTGGGCCTGGAGAGAAGGGGCACGGCTGGCTGCCTTCCCTGCCCACCACGGCTTTGTTGCTGCTGCGCTTTTCCTGCATGCGGGTTGCCAGTTACTGACGGCTGGAGAGGATGGCAAG GTTCAGGTATGGTCAGGGTCTCTGGGTCGGCCCCGTGGGGACCTGggttcccttcctctctctcctgccctctccGTGGCACTCAGCCCAGATGGTGATCGGGTGGCTGTTGGGTATCGAGCAGATGGCATTAGGATCTACAAAATGTCTTCAG gTTCCCAGGGGGCTCAGGGTCAGGCACTGGATGTGGCAGTATCCGCCCTGGCCTGGCTAAGCCCCAAGGTGTTGGTGAGTGGAGCAGAAGACGGGTCCTTGCAGGGCTGGGCACTCAAGGAATGCTCCCTTCAGTCCCTCTGGCTTCTGTCCAGATTCCAGAAGCCTGTGCTAGGACTGGCCACTTCCCAGGAGCTCTTGGCTTCTGCCTCAG AGGATTTCACAGTGCGGCTGTGGCCAAGGCAGCTGCTGACGCTGCCGCACAAGGCAGAAGACTTTCCCGGTGGCACTGAGCTGCGGGGACATGAGGGCCCTGTGAGCTGCTGTAGTTTCAGCACTGATGGAGGCAGCCTGGCCACCGGGGGCCGGGATCGG AGTCTCCTCTGCTGGGATGTGCGGACACCCAAAGCCCCTATTTTGATCCACTCCTTCCCCGCCTGTCACCGTGACTGGGTCACTGGCTGTGCCTGGACCAAAGATAACCTACTG ATATCCTGCTCCAGTGATGGCTCTGTGGGGCTCTGGGACCCAGAGTTGGGACAGCGGCTTGGTCAGTTCCTGGGTCATCAGAGTGCTGTGAGCGCTGTGGCAGCTGTG GAGGAGCACGTGGTGTCTGTGGGCCGGGATGGGACCTTGAAAGTGTGGGACCATCAAGGCGTGGAGCTGACCAGCATCCCTGCTCACTCAGGACCCGTTAACCACTGTGCAGCTGCCATGGAGCCCCGTGCAG CTGGACAGCCTGGGTCAGAGCTTCTGGTGGTGACCATCGGGCTAGATGGGGCCACACGGTTATGGCATCCACTCTTG GTGTCCCAAACCCACACCTTCCTGGGACACAGTGGCCCAGTCTGTGCTGCTGCTGTTTCAGAAACCTCAGGCCTCCTGCTGACTGCCTCTGAGGATGGTTCTGTACGGCTCTGGCAGGTTCCTAAGGAAGCAG aTGACACATGTATACCAAGGAGTTCTGCAGCCATCACTGCTATGGCTTGGGCACCAGATGGTTCCATGGCAGTATCTGGAAATCAAGCTGGGGAACTAATCTTGTGGCAGGAAGCCAAGGCTGTGGCCACAGCACAG GCTCCAGGCCACATTGGTGCTCTGATCTGGTCCTCGGCACGCACCTTTTTTGTCCTCAGTGCTGATGAGAAAATCAGCGAGTGGCAAGTGAAACTGCGGAAGGGTTCAGCACCCGGAAATTTCAG TCTTCACCTGAACCGAATTCTACAGGAGGACTTAGGGGTGCTGACAAGTCTGGGTTGGGCTCCTGATGGTCACTTTCTCATCTTGGCCAAAGCGGATTTGAAGTTACTTTGCATGAAGCCAGGGGACGCTCCTTCTGAAATCTG GAGCAGCTATACAGAAAATCCTATGATATTGTCCACCCACAAGGAGTATGGCGTATTTGTCCTGCAGCCCAAGGATCCTggagttctttctttcttg AGGCAAAAGGAATCAGGAGAGTTTGAAGAGAGGCTGAACTTCGATATAAACTTAGAGAATCCTAGTAGGACCCTAATATCGATAACTCAAGCCAAACCTGAATCTG AGTCCTCATTTTTGTGTGCCAGCTCTGATGGGATGCTATGGAACCTGGCCAAATGCAGCCCAGAAGGAGAATGGACCACAGGTAACATCTGgcagaaaaaagcaaacattccTGAAACCCAAACTCCAGGGGCAGACCCATCTACCTGCAGGGAATCTGACGCCAGCATGGatagtgagccaacatcacagcTAAAGACACGGCAGCGTAGAAAG ATTCACTCGGGCTCTGTCACAGCCCTCCATGTGCTACCTGAGTTGCTGGTGACAGCTTCAAAGGACAGAGATGTTAAGCTATGGGAGAGACCCAGTATGCAGctg CTGGGCCTGTTCCGATGCGAAGGGTCAGTGAGCTGCCTGGAACCTTGGCTGGGCGCTAACTCCACCCTGCAGCTTGCCGTGGGAGATGTGCAGGGCAATGTGTACTTTCTGAACTGGGAATGA